GAACTTGTTTTGATAAATAACTTGGAATCTATAActtaaaattagtttttgtgtttttctttttttatatcttcGCGGAATCCTATGACATTTCATGGTGTTCAATGATAATGAGCTGAGCTTTCATTTCCGGCGATATCCACAATtgatacttttattttattaatatttcataatatttGTGTATTTAATTATGAGTCATGATTAATAGATTGTAATAAATGATGATCATTAAAGGTGATAATTCACTACAATCGTTTAATTGATAGTACAAGTGGAACTTGGATAAACCCTGAAATCGATTCCAAAACTTGTGATAGGATAGTTTCTAAGTTGCTAAATATGTaggataggtttcaagttccaaaaattagagaatGCGTTTTAATGAGTAGATTCTAGATTTTAATTGGACAAAACTTAGAATCGCCCATCCCTACTTTTTGATTTATAATCGCTCTCTCTACTGCGAGTGACGATTGAGATTCAACAGTATAGTTTTCTTCCGTTATAAAGCTGTTGATGTGCAGCTTGGAGTTGGAGCTTTTCCGCTTTTACGTTCGGACGTCACTTTAATCTAATCACAAGctgttttgttttctcctgAATACGTCATGTTTCTGCGAATCTTATGCGGTATTGATCGAAGCCTTAGTGCCTTTCTATATCCCGATATCTTGTTTCTCAGGAATCGACGGCACAGGAGCTGGGCTTACTTCGCATCTCAAGAAGCTCGGAAAGTACGCATGTCTACTCTTCCTTGATCATTCAATCTTCCAGTTTAGCACTGAATTTTCAGCATCTAATTCGACTTATTGCCAAAATGCATCAATCGTCTCTCCACTAAATTTTTTCCCGCACTCTGGATCATGTGCGCCCACCTGAACTGAATAAGGAAATGAAAGAAGGGCAAAAAACAATAGCAGTGACTGGCAACATGGGGCAGCTAGTTTGTTTATGAACATTCAACCTCAATCCTTTCCATTTAGATCAGTTATCAAATAGCACAGTTTAAAAAAACCATAAGTACATCAATTTGAAGCAGTATGCCTTCTGTTAAGATGGATTTGCTCTGGTACATATTAGAGATATGATGAAGCTGCTTCCCAaatcagttttcttttctcattcctAATAAATCTGATGAAAACTCGTTGGCTTCCCTGTTCACTGTAAAAAAGTTGGTGATGTTGCACCTTTCAGTAGGCATAAAGGCTCTTtcatttgagatgaaagacggAGCCTGTGTTACCCTACAATCATCTACAGGCTTCTCAGGCTATTGATGAATATACAATCTGTTTCATTCAATAGATGGTGCACTTCATTGTTTACTGCAGCAGGAAATATCTAACTAATTAAATGTCTTCATATATGAAGGATGTTCGAAGTTCAGCGCTTGCACATCCCAGTCATGGATAGAACATCATTTCGAGGTCCTCCTCTTTCTTACTCTTTCCAACTGCTTTACCCATTATGAATAGATGGTAACAATCTGAAAATATGTCATTTGTAATCAACAATTTAACTGAGGTGCTTTTAACTCCATTACATAGTAAAAGCATATCATGTTATTATGGAGTTGTGACACAGCAAAGCCAGGTTACAATAGATGCTTTGAGTTCTCTTGTCCTAACACCAGTCATATGAGTTGATAACTCTAATCAATTTGCATGGCTCAGAACTGGTGAAAATGGCTGAGAGAACAGTAAGATCGGCGAATGACCACTTCCCAGATAGACCTATATATATTGTTGGAGAATCACTGGGGGGCTGCCTTGCATTAGCTGTTGCAGAGCACAACCCTGACATTGATCTTCTTTTAATCTTGGCCAACCCAGGTGAGAAGAAATTTCCAGTGAAGTTAAATAAATACAGCAGGATGAGGAATTTGAGTTATTATATCAACTCAGGAATGATCATATTTCTAACTCATGGTCTCTGGAAAAACAGATAAGACAAGAAGCTTACATGCATGCAGCCTTTTCTTGTGTTAAATGAAATGCTCTATATGAGTTTTGCAGCATCCACATTGAATTATATTGGATTAAGGTTTAGCTTCTTTTAGAACCAGTGTCAGTTGTGGCAGCTTTGCTCACTAGATACAGAACATCACACATATTTCTTTGCAGCAACATCTTTTGACAAGTCACAAATGCAAGCTTTATTCCCTTTCTTGGAGTTAATACCAGAACAATTGCAGCTAAGCTGTCCTTTCATCCTGAGTTTGATGGCAGGtttgcctttctttttattatttgcaTCATGCTACACTTTTTCCCGTAATGCAGAAAATGTTTCGGGTTTGTTTTTCTCACTTCTTATAATATACCATGCTACTGGCTTAGGTAGGCTGACAATATGGTAATTTACGGTTGGGGTCTAGAGAATGTAAGCAGAGAGAAGAATATTTGAAGAAACTTTTGAGACATGCCACATCCTTGAGCCAAGAAGCTAGGGGCAAAGCTTGGTGCCTGGCTGCAACTACATCATCATGAGCGATATAGTGACTGCTTACTAATCTTAGATGAGcctgttttgattttttattataaaccTCCGGACACGTTTGCATTCGGACCTAATTGAAAGTAAGTGTTATTGGAGATTTCATCTTCAAAAACAAATGACTGAGGATAGCACAGGCGCTATTGCCTGTTAATGACATGGGAACCACCCTTGCGAATTTTCTTACCTCTCTGTACTAACTGCCTCTCTTTTACAACCTCCATTAATTTGTGGTGCAACAATTACAGGCGATCCCCATAAACACGTTCCATAGAAtgatgattttctaattttgggaATACCTTTTTGCTTGCTGATGGTGAAAAGGTGGCACCAGCTGCTGTGTAAATGTGTTGGGGTGGGGGGCTGATACTGAACTGCTTCTGAAGTGCCGTGACAGTTTGGGAATAGTCAGTATAAGTATCATATATATCTGGCTGCAGCCATGCTGTAATTTTCTCCACTTACTCCAGTTCATTTCTGGCAATTGTAAGGTGATTATTCGAGCACATTCAAGGCCAGCACAGAAAAAGGGCTTCCTCCACAGCAAACAGTGGGAGAGCTGTCAAAGGACTTATTGACAATGTCATCTTACTTATCTGTAAGCTAAAATATGGCCGTCATTTTCAAGAGACTAGTTTGctttcctgcaatttattttccttgtaTTCATGTAATAAGTAGAACTCTTcctaattatattttcttcagGCATGAACGACAGGCTAGACTTGGGCAATGTATGCCCactgtaatttttttgttggaaaagaTTCATGGCAAAATTTGCAGGTTCTTGCTGATATTCTCCCTAAAGAAACACTTCTTTGGAAGCTTCAGATGCTTGAATCGGCTTCGGCATATACAAATTCACGCATTGATGCTGTCAAGGCAGAGACTCTACTTCTCACAAGGTCCTTATATTATCCGTTTCTGTCAGATCTCATCTAATTATATGCTGGAGACTGGAGTATATGATGGCTATGTAGATTTTGGCAGAGCAAATATTCTGAGCCAGTCTTATTGTTGTCTCATGCATCTCTTAAATAGCGAGGAGGAAACATGATACTGACACATGGATATCTTACAATAAAGGCAAATGAGGATCTACTCGTTATCCTCTTGTACTGTCGTTGGATTTCTTTTCTTAACTACTAAGTTACAAATTCGTTGAGTTTCATAGGGCTATTAGTGAATCAAACTAAATGGATTCTCTCACATGATAGTGAGACagatatgaaaaatttcaagctTGTAACTATAATCAAGTAAAATCTGCATCTTGCAACGAGCAACATAAAACAATCTGCATTGAAGAGAGATTTACAAGGGCTGGAAATGCCAAAAAAGGGGTAATCAGAGTTTAAGGCATGCGTTAACCCATTCGCATGTTAAAGACAGCTCACTTTCATTAATTCAGATATTAGATGATAAAAACAGGCACTGCAGTGCGACTACAGTTGCAGTGGATATTGTTCCAATATCTTAAGCATATTCAAAGGCTACAACCTCATTTGGAAGAACTTCAATGGGTTTTCTTCTACTAAAAGTTAAATTATTGTCTTAATTCAACTGCATAGAGTCATTTGTTAAGATCTACATAACACTGGCTAGTGGCAAAGCTATCGCTGCCGTGGATTCATCCACTGTTCTGAGGAAAGGCCACTGTTATCCTTCGTTTTCTTTGCCTGCACCGACTTGATTTTGTGAGCACGATGGTCACATCTCCTTGCTTCTTTTCTTGGTGTTGGGTGTTCTATCAGCTTATTAGGCGCTTGGCCTTTGTTAAACTTCTTCAACCTTCCCTTTTGTCCCCTTTCCTCAACCTTTAGTCTGAAGATGCACAAAATTCTTATTTGCAATCGTCATGTATCTCTGTGAGTCAATCTTGAACTTACTTTAATTGGGATTTGTAATTTTAGTGGGAAGGATCGGTTATTACCAAGTCAAGCAGAAGGTGCTAGACTAAATGACGCACTGCAGAGAAGTCAAATCCGTAAGTTTGATGACTGCGGTCATTTCCTCTTCTTGGTAGGTTTCTCTCTTGCCAGAAGCTGTTATTATGCATGAACTACTATCTCGGATGTGTGTTGCAATTTCAATAGAAGGGAGAATGAAAAAAAACACCCTAAGTAAGAACCGAACAAGCTTTTGTCTGGCAAGTCCTTTCTAGTTTGGTTTACCATAATAACTGAAAATGTCACGCAGGGAAACAAAATATAAACTTGCTGGTAGCCTAGAATGCTCTTTACCAGAAGACTATTTGACTTCTGAATTCGCACTGTCTCGAATCCCAATGTTGGGTGCTATCATGGTGGAATAGTGTGGAGccattaattttaaaattactccTTTGATTGATATTCAGATAGGCATTCTGCAATGGGTCATGAGATAGTCATGCCAAGTCCACTCTGCTGAGTAATAGATCTGTTAATGCTAGCTCTGCTCTTTATTGATCATTGTTCCCCTATACACCTGAGATATTAAAATTGTTCACAAATATTCTTTCTTGCCGATCCCTAAACTCTAGATAAAAAGACATGAGTCCACAACCGCATCCTACTCTAATTCTAGCCTATGTCTCCGTTGGGCAAATGATATCACTGCAGAATCATACTTTAGCTTCATAGGAGCATTCTCTTCACTGTTTATAGAGTTGCACCCCTCTGCTTTTTACAGCTGATATGGTTATAGCTTTATCTGATGAGAGGTATTGTCATTTATTTATGTCCTTTGCACGCAGGAAGATGGTTTTGATTTGGTAACCATAATTAAGGGCGTTGGTTTCTACCGTTGTGGAAAAGTCCTCGACTATGTTTCAGACTACCTGCCACCAACTCCTGCTGAGTACAAAAAACTAGATGAATCACACAGGTAACATTTTTCCATCTGAACTTTGCCCGGTGGTCAAAGCAGAATAGCAGTTCAAGACACCTAGGAAGTTCACAAATATCGTGTTCTGTGTACTTAATCTGGCATTTGGTCAGCCAAGAACCTTATGGCACGATCCACCCTGGTTATTATGCCTATGATATTCTAAAGGTTTAATGAAACAAAACTCACAAAAGGAGATTCATGCGATATTCCGTCGGCCTTTTGTGAGGAATGGTCTCCCTTTTCATGGATGGCCATAGCTCTATCTTAGTACGATACTATCAAAGCAAAATATTCTTCAGTTGACTAGTCTGTTCCAGAGCAGGATAACTTTGTCCTCTTTAAGAGAGTTGCTACTTTGAACTTGTTTTAAATCTTTAGACTATTGTTACCTGGCAACTTGCATAATTTTAGATGGTTTGCTGAGATAACTGGAGCGGTGACGCTGTCAACTTTAGAGGATGGGAGGATTGTTAGAGGTCTGGATGGGATTCCATCAGAGGGGCCAGTTCTGTACGTTGGCTATCACATGTTATTGGGGCTTGAATTGAGTCCTATAATTCGCCAATTCTTGAACCAGAGGAACATACTTATACGAGGGATAGCACATCCTTTGTTCTTTAATAAATACAGAAAAGGACAGACGCCTGGACTGGAGTTTAGTGACATTCTTCGGATGGTGGGTGCAGTACCTGTTTCGGGGACTAATTTGTTCAAGCTTCTTTCGTCAAAATCCCATGTCTTGCTCTATCCAGGAGGCGTGCGTGAAGCGCTTCATCGTAAGGTACTAGTGCTATCTTAATACACTGCAGATGTCAGAGATTATATAATTGGTAAAATAACCTGAaatcacacatctcagttgatAATTCCTATAATCCCTCCCTCCAACTACACCTCAGGTATCATCCGTAGTTGTATTCCCGTAACTCTCCGTCTAAGATGTGCATTTTTGTGGCGACATACTTTTTATTCATGTTTACTTGCTCTAGGAAAGATGACATCTGCCCCTCCATCAAAACTTCAAGTAATGTAAATTGTACGTGTCCATGAAATTGCCAGGGTGAAGAATACAAGCTCTTTTGGCCGGAGCAGTCTGAGTTTGTCAGGATGGCAATTAGATTTGGAGCCAAAATAGTGCCTTTTGGTTCTGTCGGAGAAGATGACTTTGGGGAAGTAAGTCCATAAAATTTAGTTTGGAATGTGAGCACGTCACCTTTTCATTGTATTTTAGAGATGCATGGAATTGTTTACagaatgttttgtttttttttccctgcttAAGCTGTACGCTGATCGATTTTGTCTTTTGACTCGAAAATCAAGCAGGCAGATATATATAAAGACGGATGCTCTTATTTTGCTTGCATGCTATGATTCCTTGCAGTTAATTGGCGTAAATTacatttgaaaatctttgaaGTTTGATGGAGATGTCAGAACTTATTGCAAAGCTTTTAACAGGATAGCAACTAAAGTTTGCTTTCAAATGCTCCCATATAATCCTCAAGGGCAACACGCAGTTTGTTTCCTAAAAGTACAAGTTTGAACCTTACCAATTAGTTGCATGAAGGCAGACAGAACTTTTGTCAATCCACTAAACATCGATACTTGTACATAGAATCCACTTCTGTTGGTTCACGAGCGCATGATAGGATCGCATAACATCCTGCAGATGTTCTTCAGTTGATGTCGACATGGTTGTTCACTCCAACTTTTGCGCCTGGCAGATCTTTTTCGATTATAATGACCAAATGAAGATCCCGCTCTTGAGGAACTGGATAAAACAACTGACGGAAGACTCTGCAAAAGCAAGGTACAAATACTACAGCGGATTCTAGTTCATTTTTCTTGCGAATTTACCCACGGTGCCTATTTTCCTCATTTAGTTGTGATCAACAAATGTCTTTGGCACGATTTTGACAGGTATAACACGACCGGAGAGGTAGCCAATCAAGATTTTCATCTTCCTTGGATTCAGCCAAAAATTCCCGGCCGGTTATATAACTGTTTCGGAAAACCAATAGAAACAGCAGGTACGTCTACTGCTGCAACCTAGTGTTCAATTTCCCATAGGTACTATAGATTGATTCTGGGGATTAGCTTCACATCTTAGAACCCGTCATCTCCTTTGAATTTCGTATACGCGACTGGAGATGAAACCTCTATTCCATCGATCCA
Above is a window of Eucalyptus grandis isolate ANBG69807.140 chromosome 9, ASM1654582v1, whole genome shotgun sequence DNA encoding:
- the LOC104420609 gene encoding acyltransferase-like protein At1g54570, chloroplastic gives rise to the protein MTVAVSSLHRPWRLSEPLSSRQASLLSPPSLVTTGPCLFPSGFSPAPHRRNEASAAASSNQNPKLSSSSTHRFAVSKEQVSSTAIGTAFPSSRPISLGEKGTRYKKDGEKGLTPFAEDVELESGRERLRRFFDEAKDLTRWGGGPPRWFSPLESGSPSEKLPLLLYLPGIDGTGAGLTSHLKKLGKMFEVQRLHIPVMDRTSFRELVKMAERTVRSANDHFPDRPIYIVGESLGGCLALAVAEHNPDIDLLLILANPATSFDKSQMQALFPFLELIPEQLQLSCPFILSLMAGDYSSTFKASTEKGLPPQQTVGELSKDLLTMSSYLSVLADILPKETLLWKLQMLESASAYTNSRIDAVKAETLLLTSGKDRLLPSQAEGARLNDALQRSQIRKFDDCGHFLFLEDGFDLVTIIKGVGFYRCGKVLDYVSDYLPPTPAEYKKLDESHRWFAEITGAVTLSTLEDGRIVRGLDGIPSEGPVLYVGYHMLLGLELSPIIRQFLNQRNILIRGIAHPLFFNKYRKGQTPGLEFSDILRMVGAVPVSGTNLFKLLSSKSHVLLYPGGVREALHRKGEEYKLFWPEQSEFVRMAIRFGAKIVPFGSVGEDDFGEIFFDYNDQMKIPLLRNWIKQLTEDSAKARYNTTGEVANQDFHLPWIQPKIPGRLYNCFGKPIETAGWKQALNDREKCHELYLQVKSEVESCLAYLKEKRESDPYRSIFSRLMYQATHGSASEIPTFQP